The Streptomyces sp. NBC_00224 genome contains the following window.
CGAAGATGACGCGGGCCCCGTCGGAGAGGTCGAAGGTGGACTGGTGGCACGGGCAGAGCACGTGGTGGGTCTGCTGCTCGTACAGGCTGATCGGGCAACCGACGTGGGTGCAGATCTTCGAGAACGCCACGATGCCCTGGTGCGACCACTCCAGCTCGCGCTTGTCCTTGATGTTCTCCGGCTGCAGCCGGACGATCATCAGGGCCGCCTTGGCGATCTGGGTCTGGAAGTCGTGCTGGTCCTCCTCCAGGCCCTCGGGCTTGGCGAAGGTGAGCGAACCGACGGCCACGTCCTCGGGACGAAGCGGCTCGTTGGTGTTCATGTTGATGAGGGCCTTGCCCTTGGCCCACATCGTCTTGCGCAGCTTGTCCTCGGGCAGGGTGCCCAGGTCGCGCAGCAGCACCACACCGGCGAGCGGCACCATGGCCAGCGCGCCGTACATGGTGTTGCGGATGAGCTTGCGGCGGCCGAAGCCGGACTCGCGGACGCCGTCCGCCCAGTCCTGCATGACCTTCTCGCGGACCTCCGGCGGCGCCGCGATCTCGTGGCGCTCGTCGGACATCTCCTCGTCGGACATCAGCGTGCGGGCCCAGTGGACCGCGCCGGCGCCGATGCAGAACAGCGCGACACCCAGGGTCAGACCCAGGGAGAAGTTCAGCGCGCTGACGTGCCCGATCGGGAAGATGTAGACGATCTTGTCGATCGGGAAGATCACGAAGGACGCGATGAAGGCGACCGTCGCGACCATCGAGAGCATGAAGAGACCGGCGACCACGCGCTCGGAGCGCCTGGCAGCCGCCTCGTCGATGTCCTGGACGCGCGGCATGTGGGGCGGCAGCCCCGGGTCCGCGAACGGGTCGCGGGCGCGCTCTACCGAGCCGTGCTCGGGGTCCTGCTCGCTGGGCAGGTTCTCGGAATTGTCTTGGCTACTCATGACTTCTTGGCCTTAGCGGAGTGGGCCGCGATCCAGATGGCGACTGCGATGAGAGCACCGAGTCCGAAGATCCACGCGAACAGACCCTCGCTGACGGGGCCGAGGCCACCGAGCGAGAGACCACCGGGGCTCGCCGTCTTCTCACTGTTCACGGCGTCCAGGTACGCGATGATGTCCTGCTTCTGCTTCTGCGGCATCGTCGTGTCGGGGAACGACGGCATGTTCTGCGGGCCGGTCTGCATGGCCTCGTAGAGGTGCTTCGGTTCCACGCCCTCAAGGCTGGGGGCGTACTTGCCGTGCGTCAGCGCACCGCCCTTGCCGGAGAAGTTGTGGCACTGGGCGCAGTTGGTGCGGAACAGCTCGCCACCCTTGGCGATGTCCGCGCCTTCCGGGCTGTACTGCTTCTCGGTCGGCGTGATCGGGCCGGCGCCGAGGGAGGCGATGTACGCGGCGAGCTGGTCGATCTCGGCCTGCGAGTAGATGACCTTCTTCTTCGGCACCTGGGCGCCGGGCTGCTGCGCCGGCATACGGCCGGTGCCGACCTGGAAGTCCACGGCCGCGGAGCCCACGCCCACCAGGGACGGGCCGTCAGTGGTGCCCTGACCGCCGGTTCCGTGGCAGCTGGCGCAGCCGACGGAGTAGAGCTTCTTGCCCTCGTCGATGGCGAGGGACTGGGCGGTTTCGTCGGCCTTCGCCTTGTCCGCGGGCGCGAACGCGGCGTACAGCCCCCCGGTGGCCGCCAGCGCGAGGAGTAGGACGACGAGCGCCGCCAGCGGATGGCGTCGTCGTGCGGAGAGCTTTTTCACGGATTACCCCGGTGTCAGGATCTTCTGCGTCGATGCGGGATGGTGTCGGGTTCTGCGGACCCGATTACTTGATCAAGTAGATCGTGGCGAAGAGGCCGATCCAGACGACATCGACGAAGTGCCAGTAGTAGGACACGACGATGGCGGCGGTTGCCTGCTCGTGGGTGAATCTCTTGGCCGCGTAGGTCCTGCCGAGAACCAGCAGGAAGGCGATCAGACCGCCCGTCACATGCATGCCGTGGAAGCCGGTCGTCAGGTAGAACACCGAGCCGTACGGATCGGAGGACAGCGAGAGGCCGTCCTTCTTCACCAGCTCGGTGTACTCGAAGACCTGGCCTCCGATGAAGATCGCACCCATCACGAACGTGATCATGAACCAGGTGCGCAGCTTCTTCACGTCGCCCCGCTCGGCGGCGAAGACGCCGAGCTGGCAGGTGAGGGAGGAGAGCACCAGGATCGTGGTGTTCGTCGCCGAGAACGGAAGGTTCAGCGAGGACGCCATTTCCTTCCAGTGCTCGGCGCCCGTCACCGATCGCAGGGTGAAGTACATCGCGAAGAGGGCCGCGAAGAACATCAGCTCGGAACTCAGCCAGATGATGGTTCCGACGCTGGTGAGGTTCGGCCGATTGACCGACGGGTGCGCGTGCCCGGTTTCTACTGTCGTTGCTGTCGCCACGACCGACATTATGTCGGTCGCTTATCTCGCGCTCACTCCGGGGGGTGCCGTTCGGTGTGTCCGGACCCCGTGTCCTGCCCGAACGGCCCATCCCGGCGCCCGCCGAACCGGTGTTGACGCGGTGTCGGACGGAGTAGCATCCGCGCATCGGCTCCCGAGCCCGTACCGCCGTCGAATCGGAGGAACAATGCAGTCGAGCGCCACCGTACTTGTCTACAGCGACGACGCGAACACCCGTGAGCAGGTGCGGCTCGCCGCCGGACGCAGGCCCGCCTCCGACGTTCCCCCGGTGACCTTCCTGGAGTGCGCGACCCCACACGCCGTCCTCAAGGAGCTGGACCGCGGCGGCATCGACGTGTGCGTCCTGGACGGGGAGGCCGTCCCGGCCGGCGGCATGGGGATCTGCCGGCAGATCAAGGACGAGATCTTCCAGTGCCCGCCGGTGCTGCTGCTCATCGGGCGCCCTCAGGACGCCTGGCTGGCCACCTGGAGCCGTGCGGACGCCGCGGTGACCCTCCCGGTCGAGCCGGTCGAGTTCGCGGCCGCACTGGCCGCCCTGATCCGTTCGCGCCGCCCGGACGGCGCCGTGGCCACCCGGGCCTGATCCGCCCGCCCCAACCCCCACCGGGCAGGCCCTAGACCTGCGGCCGTAGCCGGGCGGAGTTCAGCTTGCTCTGCCCGGCCTTCAGGTCGGCCTGCAGCACGCTGCCCCTGTGCCACTTGTCCCAGCCCACGTTCCAGTCGCCGAACCCGTTGTCGAAGGGCGTCATGTCCTCGCCGATGCTGTTGACGACCTTGACGATGTCGCCCTCGGTCACGGTCTCGTAGAACCACGCGGCGTTCCCGGTGGACATGCCCGTACAGCCGTGGCTGACGTTCTCGGAGCCCTGCGAGCCCACCGACCAGGGCGCGGCGTGCACGTACTCGCCGCTCCAGGTGACCCGGGTCGCGTAGTAGACCGGCAGGTCGTACGCGTCGGCGCTGCCGGCCGAGATGCCGACCGTCTCCCCGCGCATCCGTACGAAGTACTGCTTGCCCAGCACCACCTTGACGCCGTTTCGGGTGGAAAAGCCCGGCTTTCCGGTGGTCACCGGAATGGTATTGATCACTTCTCCGTTGCGTTTGACCGTCATGTAGTGCGAGGACGCGTCGGTGATGGCCTCGATGCGGTCGCCGGTGGTGATCTTCAGGGGCTGCGCGGGGCCGCCGTACAGCTTGTCCGCGATCCGCACGCCCTCCAGGCGCGAGGAGGCCCTGATGGTCGCGTTGGTGGGCCAGTACTCCTTGGGCCGGTAGTGCAGCGTCTTGTCGTCGACCCAGTACCAGGCGCCCTCCACCGACGGCGTGGACTCCACCTTCAGCGCCCGCTCCACGATCGCGCGGGCCGCCTTGTCCTTGACCGGCTTGCCGAGCTCCGCCGTGATGGGCTGTCCGACGCCGTACTTGCCCGCGTCCGGGCCGAATTCGACCTTCACGACGTCTTTGGGCGCGGAGGTGTCGAACGTCAGCGTACGGCGCCCCGGAGCCCCGTCGGAGTCCTCCGTGGAGACCACCACCGTGTAGTGGGCGCCCGCGACCAGCGGGGCCGTGGAGTGCCAGCGGTTCCCGTCGCCGTCGAGCTCGCCCGCCAGATGGCGCCCCGCGGCGTCCATGGCCATCACGTCCGTGATGCGCCCGCGGCCGCCCCTGGCGGAGATCTCCAGGGGCTTCTCCGGATCCGCCTTCGCACTGCCCGCCGGGCCGTTGTACGCGATCTGGCCCGCCGCGTCGTACGGCTTGGCCGAGAGCGGGTTGCTGTCGGAGCGGCCGCACGCGCCGGCGCCCGCCCCGAGGGCAATGACCAGCAGGGTGCAGCTCAGGACGGTACGGGTACGCGGTGCGTGACTCATGACCACACGTTATGAAAAATAGTCATATTCAGCGCGCGGTATGACTGCAAACGGGCGGCACGCCCTCGGACGGCCCAAAGCGCCCCGCACGGGCCCCGCGTACGTGAAAGGGCCCCGCGGCTCGGATGAGCCGCGGGGCCCTTTCACAGGTACCTGCGAGGACCTACTGGTTCTGGTTCTCGCCCCGGTAGTACTCGAACACCCAGCCGTAGATACCGATCAGGATCAGCGGCGCCGAGAAGTACAGCAGCCACCAGCCCATCGCGATGGCCAGGAACGCGAGCGCGCCACCGATCGCCAGCGAGAGCGGCTGCCAGCTGTGCGGGGCGAAGAACCCCAGCTCACCGGCGTCGTCCGCGACATCGGCCTCCTTGTCGTCCTGCGCACCCGCATCGACCCGCTTGGCCGTGAAGGCCAGGTAGAAGCCGATCATCACGCTCAGGCCGAAGGCCATCACGAGAGCGGTCGCACCGGCCGGCTCCTTCGACCACACGCCGTACACGACGGCCATGATCAGGATGAAGACGGAGAGCCAGAGGAACATCTTGCCCTGGATCTTCACTTGCCCGCCTCCTTGCCGCCGGCGAGGGCTGTGTTAGTGGCGACACCATCGCCGCCGTGGTTCTCAAGCTGGTCGAGAGCCGCGATCTCAGGGTGGTGCAGATCGAACGCCGGCGATTCGGAGCGAATACGCGGCAGGGTGAGGAAGTTGTGCCGCGGCGGCGGGCACGACGTCGCCCATTCGAGCGAACGGCCGTAGCCCCACGGGTCGTCGACCTCGACCTTCTTGCCGTACTTGGCGGTCTTCCAGACGTTGTACATGAACGGCAGGATCGACAGACCGAGCAGGAAGGAGCTGATGGTCGAGATCGTGTTCAGCGCGGTGAAGCCGTCGGCCGCGAGGTAGTCCGCGTAACGACGCGGCATGCCCTCGGCACCGAGCCAGTGCTGCACCAGGAACGTGCCGTGGAAGCCCACGAACAGCGTCCAGAAGGTGATCTTGCCCAGACGCTCGTCCAGCATCTTGCCCGTGAACTTCGGCCACCAGAAGTGGAATCCGGAGAACATCGCGAAGACCACGGTGCCGAAGATGACGTAGTGGAAGTGCGCGACGACGAAGTACGAGTCGGATACGTGGAAGTCCATCGGCGGCGAGGCCAGGATGACGCCGGTCAGACCACCGAAGGTGAAGGTGATCAGGAAGCCGACAGCCCAGAGCATCGGTGTCTCGAAGGACAGTGAGCCCTTCCACATCGTGCCGATCCAGTTGAAGAACTTCACACCGGTCGGTACCGCGATGAGGAACGTCATGAACGAGAAGAACGGCAGGAGCACGCCGCCGGTGACGTACATGTGGTGCGCCCACACGGTCACGGACAGACCGGCGATGGCGATCGTCGCGCCGACCAGGCCCATGTAGCCGAACATCGGCTTTCTGGAGAACACTGGGATGACTTCGGAAATGATTCCGAAGAACGGCAAGGCGATGATGTACACCTCTGGATGGCCGAAGAACCAGA
Protein-coding sequences here:
- a CDS encoding Rieske 2Fe-2S domain-containing protein; protein product: MSSQDNSENLPSEQDPEHGSVERARDPFADPGLPPHMPRVQDIDEAAARRSERVVAGLFMLSMVATVAFIASFVIFPIDKIVYIFPIGHVSALNFSLGLTLGVALFCIGAGAVHWARTLMSDEEMSDERHEIAAPPEVREKVMQDWADGVRESGFGRRKLIRNTMYGALAMVPLAGVVLLRDLGTLPEDKLRKTMWAKGKALINMNTNEPLRPEDVAVGSLTFAKPEGLEEDQHDFQTQIAKAALMIVRLQPENIKDKRELEWSHQGIVAFSKICTHVGCPISLYEQQTHHVLCPCHQSTFDLSDGARVIFGPAGHALPQLRIGVNSEGYLEALGDFEEPVGPAFWERG
- a CDS encoding c-type cytochrome, whose translation is MKKLSARRRHPLAALVVLLLALAATGGLYAAFAPADKAKADETAQSLAIDEGKKLYSVGCASCHGTGGQGTTDGPSLVGVGSAAVDFQVGTGRMPAQQPGAQVPKKKVIYSQAEIDQLAAYIASLGAGPITPTEKQYSPEGADIAKGGELFRTNCAQCHNFSGKGGALTHGKYAPSLEGVEPKHLYEAMQTGPQNMPSFPDTTMPQKQKQDIIAYLDAVNSEKTASPGGLSLGGLGPVSEGLFAWIFGLGALIAVAIWIAAHSAKAKKS
- a CDS encoding heme-copper oxidase subunit III, translated to MSVVATATTVETGHAHPSVNRPNLTSVGTIIWLSSELMFFAALFAMYFTLRSVTGAEHWKEMASSLNLPFSATNTTILVLSSLTCQLGVFAAERGDVKKLRTWFMITFVMGAIFIGGQVFEYTELVKKDGLSLSSDPYGSVFYLTTGFHGMHVTGGLIAFLLVLGRTYAAKRFTHEQATAAIVVSYYWHFVDVVWIGLFATIYLIK
- a CDS encoding Ig-like domain-containing protein; protein product: MSHAPRTRTVLSCTLLVIALGAGAGACGRSDSNPLSAKPYDAAGQIAYNGPAGSAKADPEKPLEISARGGRGRITDVMAMDAAGRHLAGELDGDGNRWHSTAPLVAGAHYTVVVSTEDSDGAPGRRTLTFDTSAPKDVVKVEFGPDAGKYGVGQPITAELGKPVKDKAARAIVERALKVESTPSVEGAWYWVDDKTLHYRPKEYWPTNATIRASSRLEGVRIADKLYGGPAQPLKITTGDRIEAITDASSHYMTVKRNGEVINTIPVTTGKPGFSTRNGVKVVLGKQYFVRMRGETVGISAGSADAYDLPVYYATRVTWSGEYVHAAPWSVGSQGSENVSHGCTGMSTGNAAWFYETVTEGDIVKVVNSIGEDMTPFDNGFGDWNVGWDKWHRGSVLQADLKAGQSKLNSARLRPQV
- a CDS encoding cytochrome c oxidase subunit 4 produces the protein MKIQGKMFLWLSVFILIMAVVYGVWSKEPAGATALVMAFGLSVMIGFYLAFTAKRVDAGAQDDKEADVADDAGELGFFAPHSWQPLSLAIGGALAFLAIAMGWWLLYFSAPLILIGIYGWVFEYYRGENQNQ
- the ctaD gene encoding cytochrome c oxidase subunit I, which produces MSILNESQGAAAADDSYENELPVRRKQPGNIVVKWLTTTDHKTIGTMYLVTSFVFFCIGGVMALLMRAELARPGTQIMSNEQFNQAFTMHGTIMLLMFATPLFAGFANWIMPLQIGAPDVAFPRLNMFAYWLYLFGSLIAVGGFLTPQGAADFGWFAYSPLSDAVRSPGVGADMWIMGLAFSGFGTILGSVNFITTIICMRAPGMTMFRMPIFVWNVLLTGVLVLLAFPVLAAALFALEADRKFGAHIFDAGNGGALLWQHLFWFFGHPEVYIIALPFFGIISEVIPVFSRKPMFGYMGLVGATIAIAGLSVTVWAHHMYVTGGVLLPFFSFMTFLIAVPTGVKFFNWIGTMWKGSLSFETPMLWAVGFLITFTFGGLTGVILASPPMDFHVSDSYFVVAHFHYVIFGTVVFAMFSGFHFWWPKFTGKMLDERLGKITFWTLFVGFHGTFLVQHWLGAEGMPRRYADYLAADGFTALNTISTISSFLLGLSILPFMYNVWKTAKYGKKVEVDDPWGYGRSLEWATSCPPPRHNFLTLPRIRSESPAFDLHHPEIAALDQLENHGGDGVATNTALAGGKEAGK